Genomic DNA from Selenomonas sp. oral taxon 126:
CGTATGCACGCGCGCAACAATGTTGCCGTCTTCGGTGACACGCGGCGTATAGCGCAGGATGATCCCCGCCTCGCGGTAGTCGATGCCCGTCGTTGTGACAGTGTTCGAGGTCGTCGTGCGCGGCACAGGCACCTCCGCGCCAATGTTGATGAGCGCCTCATGCCCCTGCACCGTGGTGATGTTCGGACGCGCGAGCATCTTTGCCCTACCGTCCGTGATGAGTGCGCGAATCGCCGCAGAGTAGTAGAACTCGAAGGGAACGCCCTCGGGTCCTCTGCCAAAACGGATGATCCCCGGTGTATTCGTTCCGCCCATCCCCGTATTGCGCTCGCCGACCTGCCAATGCCCGTCAGTGCCGCGTTCGGTTTTCGGATACTGCGGGATACTCGACCACGACCAGTCGACGCCGAGCTCCTTCGCCGCCTGCTTTGAGATGGCGATGACACGAGCCTCGAGCGATACCTGCTGCGGAGCGACATCGAGTGCGGAGATGATTTCGCGCACGGAAAGAGCCTCAGATTCCGTCCCGTAAAAGAGAAGCGTATTCGTTGCCCGATCGACGAGCACGCGGCGCTGTGTATCAGAATCTGAGCCCTCATTCAATCTCTCTTCATTATTTTTCGACACTATTGCCCGTTTTCCTTCACCCGTCAGGGATAAATTTACAGCATGTGCCAATTCCTCGGGGTCAGCATAGCGCACGATATAGGAGTGGACGCGCCGGTTCTCCGTGCGCACGTCTGCGGAAAGTGCAAGGAAGACAGCCCCGTGCTGCTCGATGTGGATGCCGCGTGCAGCGGCAATGAGGCGCAGCACCTCCTCCCCCTCGCCCGTCAGATGTGCCGTCACCGAGCCCGTCACAGCGTCGTCGATGATGAGCGGAAGATTCGCCATGCGCGCAACGGCGAGCAGAACGGAACGCACATCGCCGGCTGTCACGTCGATCGTCACAGGTGCTGCGGCGGCAGGCAGTGGCAGGAACAGCATCCACAGGAGCGCAGCCGTCATCATCCATCGTTTCATACAGTTCTACTCCCTTGTCACTGTAATGCTACCCGATGCTGCATCGAGCGTTGCGGATCGATCCGTCAGTTCTCGGAGTGTATGCCCCTGCCATGTCTCCCCGACGGCGAGCGCCGCACTCTCCGTCCCCTTGGCGAGGATGGCGATACGCACACCGTTCGCATCCGTCACCACGCCGCGCAGGACGAGCGGCTCCGGAGGGTGTGCGGGAGGAGTGCTTGCAGATGTGGACGGAAGCTGTGCCAGTGAAGCAGGCTGCACCGGCGGCTGTACGTCGCCCTTGGCGTTTTCCACGGGTGGGGTTGTCTCCGCAAGCGTCTCATGCGCATACGAAAACGGATTGCGTAGCGACATTTTCTGCGCCGCTGCCGAGAGTCCTGCGATCTCCGGCGCGGGCGGCGGCGAGGTCTCCTCTCGGAGTGTGACGACAGTCTCCGGCTCATCTGTCCACAGGAGCGCAGTGCCACTGACGGCGAGCAGGAGGGCTGCGCCGATGAGCGCCAGCTGCCGTGCAGACAGTTCGCCGAGATATGTGCGCCACGTGTCGATCACAAGAACCTCCTAAACATAGAAAGGGACTGCCGCAGCAGCCCCTCCCCTCATGAAGACATTTGCCTCCGAAAATTTATCCCTTCAACGCCTGGAGCTTCGGTCCCATGATGCGCTTGTACGCCTCCACGCCCGGCTGATCGAATGCGTCCACATCCGCGAGTTCGCCCTCGTAGGCAATGGACATCGCGAGCAGATAGAGCAGCTCGCCGAGATGATACGGCGTCAGCTCCGGCAACGCAAAGACCGCACTGTAGCGCTTGTTCGACGCGAGTGCGTCCGCGTTCGACTGACGTGCAACCTCGAGCGCCGCCCCCATCGTGACACCCGCAATATCCGCGAGCTTCTTGACCTCGGGGAATGCGTTCGGAATCACGAGATCGTCCGCCCACTTGTCGATGCGGATGAACTGCACGACCTTGTTGAGCTTGCCCTCCTGATGCTGCTGCGTCTGCGCGTGCATATCCGTCGTACCGACCGCAACGACAGGCGTACGCCCGTAGCAGACTTCCTTGCCCTCCTTGTTGAACTGCTTGCCGAGCGACTCGGCGAGCAGCTGGATGTACCACTCGGAGACGGATTTCAGATAGTCACCGTAGGGCATCATGATCTCGATGTCGCGCCCGTGCTTCTCCGATGCCGCAAATTTCAGCGCAGCATTGAGCATGGCGGGATTCTGCCAGAGATCGTCGCTTTGGCACGCCGCATCCATGTCACGTGCACCCGCGAGGAAGCTCTCGATGTCAAAGCCGATGCACGCGGCGAGCGTGAGCCCGACCTCGGTGAAGACCGTGAAGCGTCCGCCCACGCCGTCCGGCACGGCGAACTGCTTCCAGCCCATGTCCATCGCGAGCTTCTTGAGCAGCGTTGGCTTCTCCTCGTTCGGGTCAGTGACAGCGACCACCTCGACCTCGACGTTGTCCGCCTTCATGAACTCATCGTACATGACCATGAAGTTGGACATCGTGTCGAGCGTGCCGCCCGACTTCGAGATGACGAGGAGCATGATGCGCAGCGGCCCTGCCCCGTTCTTCTTCTTGATCTGCGCGACATCCCTCAGATGGTTGATGATGTCGCCCGTGCGGCGCGGGTCAATATTGTTGCCGCTGAAATAGATGCGCGGATAGTTGTCGCGCTGCTCGTTCGAGAGCGAGTTCCAGAGTTCGCCGCAGTGCACATCGAACAGCACCTTGTTCCCGAGGAACGAGCCGCCGATGCCGAGCGAGATCACGACATCCGTGTTCTCCTGCACGTGCTTGCCGAGCTCCTTCAGCCGCGCAATCGACGAGGGCGAGTTGATATGCCCCTCCTCGATGTAGGGCGTCTGTGAGAACAGCACCTTCTCCGGCTCGCCGTCCTTCGAGAGATGCGCACGGATAAAGCCCTTTTCGCGCATGACCTTCATCGCCTCATGCGCCTTCTTGAGATCCTCTGCGTAGAATGCGAGGTCGGCGTCCGTCACCTTGCCCTCGCCGTAGAGATTGTCATAGTCAAATGTAAATCCGGATTTCAGTACAAGACTCATCAAAAACTCCTTCCTGTACCAGAACTCTTAGGCACGAATCTCTGCCAGCAGCTCGTCCGTCTTCTCCTTGAGCAACGCCTCATCCTGCCGCGTTTCAACGTTCAGACGGATGACCGGCTCCGTGTTCGACATGCGCAGGTTAAAGCGCCATTTGTCGAACTCAATCGAGAGGCCGTCCACCTTTGTCACCTTGCCGCTCGCACCGTACTTCGCCTCGATGCGGTCCATGACCGCCTTTGCGTCCGCGACCTTGCTGTTGACCTCACCCGAGGTTGGGAAGCGATCCATGCGCGCCTTCATCAGCTCGGAGAGCGTCTTGCCGCCCGATGCACTCATCAGCTCCGCCACGAGCAGCCACGGAATCTGACCGCTGTCGCAGTAGGAGAAATCGCGGAAATAGTGATGTGCGCTCATCTCGCCGCCGTAGATCGCATTGACCTCGCGCATCTTGTCCTTGATGAATGCGTGGCCGCTCTTGCACATGACGGGCTTGCCGCCGAGACTCTCCGCAATCTCAATCGTGTTCCAGACGAGGCGCGGATCGTAGATCACGCTTGCCCCCTTGTTCTTCTTGAGGAACGCCTCCGAGAGGAAGCCGACCATGTAGTAGCCCTCGATGAAGCCGCCCTTTTCGTCAAAGAGGAAGCAGCGGTCGAAGTCGCCGTCCCATGCCACGCCGAAATCCGCGCCCGTCTCGCGCACGACCTTTGCCGTCGCCTCGCGGTTCTCCTGCAGGATCGGGTTCGGCACGCCGTTCGGGAAATTGCCGTCCGGCTCGTTGTAGACCTTGACGAGCTCGAAGGGCAGGAACTTCTCCATTGCGTTGATGATGGGACCTGCCGCGCCGTTGCCCGTGTTGACGACGATCTTGTACGGCTTTAGTTTGCTCACATCGACATAGGTGAGGATGTGCTTCACATACTCATCGAGTATGTCCACCTGCTCGATCTTGCCGGGCGTCGCTGCGGGTGCAGGATAGGTCTCACCGACCGCCATCGCCGCAATGTCCTTCAGCCCCGTATCGCTCGAGATCGGACGCGACTCTTCGCGCACGAACTTCATGCCGTTGTACTGCTTCGGATTGTGGCTCGCCGTAATCATGATACCGCCGCCAAGGCCGAGATGTGCCGTCGCGAAGTAGATCATCTCCGTGCCGCACTGCCCGATGTCGACAACATCGCAGCCCGCCTCCGTGAGCCCCTTTGCGAGCGCATCGCGGATCGCGGGTCCCGAGAGACGGATGTCATGTCCGATCGCAACCTTCTTCGCGCCGAACAGCGTGGGGAAACTGCGTCCAACGCGGTAAGCGAGCTCCTCGTTCACCTCGTCGGGATAGATACCGCGTACATCGTATGCGCCAAAACCTTTGTCTGTCACTGCCATGTAACGTCCCCTCCTCCATGGGAAGCCCCCTCGGCATCCCATAAACACCCCTGTCTCCCACCTGCGGCAGAACCATCGGGGCATAACAAAACACTAAAGAACATAAATAGATATTCGCCGTCCTTTCCTTCTTTTCCTCTCTCCTGCATCAAAATCTTACGAACTTTTCTTGTGTTTTTTATAAAAAACAGGGGCTGCCGCACGAGGTTTTTCAACTTCGCGCAACAGCCCCATCCTATAGCCCGTTTACATCTCTACGGTAATTGCATCCTCCTTTGCGTTTTCTGCCGACATATCTGCATTTTCCGCCTGCTCCTGCATGGCGAGCGCCTTGCCGTCCGTCGCAGAGACACGCAGTCCGCCAAGCGCGGCATCCATATTCTGCCGCAATGCACGACCCATGAAGTCAACCAAATTCTCCCGCTGCGAATAAACGAAGCGATAGTTCGAAAGCGCAAGCAGATTGCCGTTGCTCTCCTGCCGGTTCGGTCCCGTGAAGAAGATGTGCATCCACCCCTGTGCATCAGAGCCGCGCCACGCATCCAGGTTGGAGCGCGGGTTGTTCCTGTTGACATCATTCCAGTAGGTCACGGGGTTGCCGTCGATCTGCGGCGGCGTGCCGTAGATGCTCGTCTCCTGTCCTGCGTAGGAAATGTCCGCCCTGCCCTCGATAAAGAGTTTGTCAAAGCGCACCCTGCCGCCGGATATCTTGAATTTTGCTTTGTTCGCCCACAGCCGCTCAAAGCGAACGCCTGCGCTGCCGCCCAGATCGAGATTGCCCATTGTGAAATTGTCAATCGGCCGATCGTCACGCGCACCGCTCGGTTCGATGGAGAGCATTCCATCCGCTCCCTCGCGAACACGGACGTTATCAAGATTCATATCCGCCCCCTGAACGATCATGCGGCGTTCCGCAATGATGTTTTCGAGGTTCATCTTCTTGCTCTCGTCTTTCAGCATGACGGCGACAAGCGCGCCGTTGATCTCATAGACATGGATGTTGCCGTGTGCAAGGCCGACGCGGACATCGCGGTCTGCGTAGATGCGATGCAGGTCAACATCGCCTTCGCCGCTGTTCGTGATGGTGACGTTGCCGATTCCCTTGGCATCGGCTTTCACGGAGACTTTTGCATCGCCGATCTGCTTGATGTCGCCCTTGGTGGCAACCGTCGCTTTGATGTTTCCTCCTGTGCTGTGAATATCGCCGCCAAAGAGCATATCGCCGTTCTTTGTGGCGAAGGTAATATCCTTGCCCGCCGTCAGTCCTTTCTCGAGTTTGATTGTGCCCTGTGTCCCTGTGGAGACGGAGGCCTCCTTGCTCGCATGGACTGCGCCGTGGCTGTGGATGTCGCCGTCCTCAGCACGGAGTTTTACGGTGTCAGCGGAAATGCTGCCCGTCTCCATCTCCTTTTGGGAATGAAGGTCGGCTGCGCCGCCTGCTTTGACATCATTTGCCTTGAGGGATGTCCCCGCGGTCAGAGTCGCCTTGCCGCCCGCCGTGACGTTCTGTGCAGTGATCTGTGTGCCGGCGTTCAGCGTCGCCGTACCTCCTGCCGACACATTCTGTGCCGTGAGATTCGTACCTGCGTTCAGCGTTGCCGCCTCTTCTGCCGTCACATTCGCTGCCTTGAGGTCAGTACCGGCTTTGAGCGTTGCCGCTTTTCCTGCCGTGACATTCTTTGCCGTCAATGTATCGTCGGTTTCAATCGTCAGCGTGCCATCCGCACGAACATCGCCGCCAAGCTCTGCCGCATGGGCTTTGAGCCGACCGTCCGCCTTCGTGTAGAGCGTTGCTCCCTCCTTCGTTATGATGTTGTTCTTCGCAAGAATCGTAAGATCCTTATCCGAGGTCAGGTTGCCATTGAATTTGGCATCGTGACCCGCGTCGATCTGCGTCATGCCATGCGACGATATTGCGCCATTTACGGTAAGATCGTTGGTTGCATGCGCCTTGAGGTCGCCGTCCGTCGTCACTGTGCCGTCAATCGCTGCGTCATGACCCGCGTCGATCTGCGCCATGCCGTGCGAGAGTATGGCGCCGCGCACCGTGAGATCGTTGATCGCGCGCGCCGTGAGGTCGCCGCCGGTCGTCACTGTGCCGTTTATCGCTGCATCATGACCCGCTGTCAGCTCCGCCTTGCCGCCCGCCGACACATTCTGCGCCGTGAGGTCAGTACCCGCATGGAGTGTTGCCGCACCTCCCGCTTTCACATTCTGTGCCGTAAGGTTCGTACCCGCGTTCAGCGTCGCCGCACCGCCCGCCGTAACGTCACGCACGGACAGGTTCTTTCCTGCCGTCAGTGCGGCATCCTTGCCCGCCGACACGTTCTGCGCCGTGAGGTCAGTGCCCGCATTGAGCGTCGCCACACCTCCTGCCATGACATTCTTTACCGCGAGTCGCTCATCGGTCTCAATCGTCAGCGTGCCGTCCGCACGAACATCGCCGCCAAGCTCTGCGCTGTGGGCTTTGAGCCGACCGTCCGCCTTCGTGTAGAGCGTTGCTCCCTCCTTCGTTATGATGTTGTTCTTCGCAAGAATCGTAAGATCCTTATCCGAGGTCAGGTTGCCATTGAATTTGGCATCGTGACCCGCGTCGATCTGCGTCATACCATGCGACGATATTGCGCCATTTACGGTAAGATCGTTGGTTGCACGCGCCGTGAGGTCGCCGTCCGTCGTCACTGTGCCGTCAATCACTACGTCATGACCCGCGTCGATCTGCGCCATGCCGTGCGAGAGTATGGCGCCGCGCACCGTGAGATCGTTGATCGCGTGCGCCGTGAGGTCGCCGCCGGTCGTCACTGTGCCGTTTATCGCTGCATCATGACCTGCTGTCAGCTCCGCCTTGCCGCCCGCCGACACATTCTGCGCCGTGAGGTCAGTGCCCGCATGGAGTGTTGCCACACCTCCTGCCGACACATTCTGCGCCGTGAGGTTCGTACCTGCGTTCAGCGTCGCCGCGCCTCCTGCCATGACATTCTTTACCGCGAGTCGCTCATCGGTCTCAATCGTCAGCGTGCCGTCCGCACGAACATCGCCGCCAAGCTCTGCCGCATGGGCTTTCAGTCTGCCGTTTTCTTTGGTATAGAGATTTGCTCCCTCCTTCGTCACGATGTTGTTCTTCGCAAGAATCGTAAGATCCTTATCCGAGGTCAGGTTGCCATTGAATTTGGCATCGTGACCCGCGTCGATCTGCGTCATGCCGTGCGACGATATTGCGCCATTCACGGTAAGATCATTCTTTGCACGCGCCTTGAGGTCGCCGCCGGTCGTCACTGCGCCGTCAACAGCGATGTCTTTATCCGCTGTCAGCTCTGCGCTGCCTGCGGCATCCATGTCGCCCCGCACCGTGAGTTTATCATCGGTATGCAGGCGCACGTCGCCCGTCGCAGCACCCGCCTTCACCGTCTTGACGGCGCCGGTTGTCAGCGCGCCTTTCTGCATGATGGTGACGTTGCCTGCTGCTGCAAGATCCGCCACCGTCATCGCGCCCGTATTCACAATGTGGACGCTGCCGCCGACCATATCGCCGGAGAGCCCCGCCATCGTAAGAACAGGGAATCTGTTCTGCGTGCCGAGGAGACTGACCGCACCATCCGACTTTACGCTCAGCGTATTGCTCTTTATGCTGCCGCTTTCGCTCTGCGTGATGCCATTCTTCGCGGAGAGATTGACGGTCTTTGCCGTGATCGCGCCGTTCGTGAGCGCAATACTGCCATCGCTCGATGTGATGTTCGTTGTTTCTTCCGCCGTGAGCTGCGCGGCTTTGTCGTCTGCCTCCTTGAGTTCCACTTTGTTGACCGCGCTGACCGAGATGTTCCTGCCTTTCAGTCCGCCGAGCAGGAGCGATCCGCTGTCTTTGCTCGCGATATGGACATCATGCGTACCTGCATTGGCAAAGAGGAGGCTCTCTGAGGCGATGCGGATGCCGTCTGCCGCCGTACCGAGGTCGCCCGCATCCGAGGTCAGCGTGATGCGTCTGCCCTTGATGTAGCCGTCGGTTTTGCCGGCCTCGTTCGTCATGCGCATTCCCTTGGAGGCGGTCAGAACGACATCGCCGTTGCTGCCGACCGACTGAATGGTCAGCAGACGCGCCGCATCCTGTTTGATATAGATACCGCCCGACGCATTGGCGTCGAGCACGCCGCTCGCGTTGATGAGCAAATGTCTGTCTGCCCTGCCGATGCCGCCGTTGCCGGCGCGCAGGGAGAGGTTCGCCGCCGTGATGGCTGTATCGCCGCCATAGATGCCTTTGTCGCCCTGCAGATCGACGTTCCCCTTGGAGGCGACGGTGCCGAGGTTCAGCGTGCTGTCCTTGCCGAGAACGTAAATGCGTTGATCGCCGTACAGATTGAGCTTGCCGCCGTCACGCATCTGTACCTTGACGGGACGCGTACGCGTGATCTCTACACCGCTCTCCGTCCAGCGCAGCTCGCCCGCGCGTGCATTCGAGAGCGCACGCAGATTCTCCTCCTGCATGAGGTCGGCATTGGCGATGCTTTTCTTTGTACCGTCCTCGCCGATGCCGCGATTTGCGCCCGCTGTGAGCGTGATATTGCGCCCGACGATGTTCGGTTCCTTGACCTCTGTGACCTGGCCCGGCGTCGAGTTGATGACACTGTTTTGGATGGCATAGCGCAGCCCGTTCGCACTCCATCCGTAGCTCTTGCTCTCATCGAGCGTCTTGTAGTCGCGGATGAAGGTGCGTACCTTGTCCACCTCTGTCTTTGAATGCTCCGACGTCGGGACAATGCCGCGGTCAGCAAAGAATTTCTCCTCTGCTTTGCCAATGGTGTTTTTATACGCCTCCTCTGCCGACCAGCCCGCTTCGTGCGAGGCTTTCAGCTCGGCAATATATGCCGCACGTGCCTTCTGTATGTCCGCATCCGTGCGGTACGCCTCGGAGATGCTCTGATAGTTGTTATAGAGCGCCTCCACCTGTGCATCTGTCGCTCCTTTCGCGCTCATCTCCCGCGCGGCCACCTTGCCGAGCCTCCGCAGCCCCTCGAGACGTTCCTCCTTGGCGGCGGCTGCGGCGTGTGTGCTTTCGTTTGCCGCATCGCTTCCATGCGTCAGCCCGAGCTCTTTCCAACGCTTCATGCGTTCATCTGCATCAGAGAGCGTTCCCTCCTCCGCCACGGCGTCGATGATCGAGCCTTGCTCCGCCGTGAGATGTACGTCACCATTTGCACTGCTGATCTTGCCAACTCTCAGATCGCCATTGGTCTGTTTCTGCGTCAATGTGATGTTGCCATCCGCCGTCACGTCAACTCTGCCCTCTGCCCAAACGGGAAGATCGACTGCCGCCGTGCTCGTGAGCGTGATGTTCGCGCCCTTCACGGCAGGGTTGGCGCCCTGTGCCGCACGAATGCTGCCATTGGCGCGAATGCGTACATCCGAAAGCGACGATGCGCCCGCATATGCCTTGACGATCTGTACGTCGCCGCGCTGTGCGGTAAAGTCGATCGCGCCTGCCGTTGTGGAAAGCTCGACCTTCGATACTGCATCCGTATTCGCTGCGCTCTGCACGAGATTCATGCCCTGTGCAGCACTCGCCGTCAGGTTGTTCGTGTAGGCGATGCCGTTGTTCCCACGGCTGCTCTCGATCCTGCCCGCATCCGATTTCAGATTGACGGCATAGTCACGATTCGTCAGATTGCGGATGGCACCGTTCAGGACGAGATTTCCCTTTGTATGCACGTCCACATTGCCCTGTTCGTGGCTCGTGAGGAAGTCCACACCGATCGTGCGGTCTGCCGCGACGTGATAGGTGTTGTTCGTATCGGTCGTTTTTCTGGTGTTCCACTGTAAGAAGTAAATGCCATACCCGAGGAATTTTCCCGTTTTTCGATCATCCATCTTCGGCGTGCCATCCTCGTTATAGAGACGATTGCCGTCCTTATCTTCCAACCATTTACCGTAATACTTCGTACTGTCGGGCGGGTCGGGGAATGGGTTGCTGTCCGACGAATACACATTGCCGTCTACCCGGAACTCTTTGCTCGTATCGCCCTCGCCGAAATAGGCGCCGTTCGGGAGCGTATCTCCTGCACTGCGCTCCACCGTGGTAATGCGCGTTGTGCCGTTTTTGATATTCTCCTCTTTCATGGCTTCCCCAACCACACCGGTCGGAATCAGCCCCCACGCAATAAAGCGGCTGCCGTAGCTGTAGTGCTTCTCTGTCGTATGACCGCTCCTGCCGCCCGTCCAGTTGTAGGTCAGCCCCGCCTTCGGCGCGTACTGCGCCATGCCGTTTGCCTTTGTGACTGCACTGAAGGCAGGCTTATCCTGCTCCTTCGTACCGATCGCATAGGAGCGGTACGTGCCGTTGCTCAAATACTCGGTCATTTTGCCCGTATTGCGATCGGAGNNNNNNNNNNNNNNNNNNNNNNNNNATCGGAGAGCGTGACCTTGCCGCCGCCCGCACGGTTCGTGATTGCGCCAAGGCGCAGATCGCGTCCGACGGCAGTGGTGTCAACGCTAACGTCAGACTCACCGCCGCGTGCGAGGATTCTGCCGTTGCCTGTACTCGAGAGCGCCCCCGTGATTGTGATGTTGCCGCCGCCCGTCTCCATCGCCTCGGTGAAGAGATAGCCCTCCTTCGCGTTGTAGTAGACGGCAGGACGGTACGCCCATGCGCCGCGTCCGTCTGCGGCGCTCTGATCCCAGTAGGTCTCAGCCTCCGAGACGAGGAGATGCGTCTCTGTGCGGTTGATGTCGGCCTGGCGGATCTTCTCATTCGCAGCATCCGTGAGCTTCACCTTGTAGGAGGAATAGCCGCTCTGCACGAGTCCGTTGATATTGACATTGCGTGCCGCGATCGAGATGTCCTTGCCCGCAACCCACGAGCCGGCGCCATTCTTCCCCAGTTTCTGATCTCTCAGCCGCTTGATCTCCTCGGTCTGCCATTCCTCAAATCCATGCGTGCCGTCCAGCAGCCAAGCATAGAATGCATCGACACGATCAAACGCCAGTGGGGTGGAGTTGCCGGCCTGTAGTTTATCGGAAACATAGTTCTGCAGCCACTGGGCGAGCCACGAGGGAGCGCTCATCTGCGCGATCGGATCGCCGCCGATGAACGTGGTGCCTGTCGGCGCGGAGTGACTGACGGAGCCAAGCGGCGCTTGGACTGTAATCTGTGCGGCGTTGATGCTGCCTAAGGACCGAATGCTGCTTTTCTCCGTACGGATCGTGACCTTCCCCGGTGTGGAGATCTTCCCATGCAGCTCGATGTCCGCATCCGGCGTCCCTGTCGTCGATTTGATCGAAATGGAGGCATCGGAGGTGTTCTTATCCGTCCGGATGTCCCCTTTGAATTTATCCGCCGTGAGATCTGTCTCACCGAGACGCACCCTGCCGCCCGCATCGGCGATCTGTACGTCCTTCACAATGAGACGGCGATCTGCCGAGGAGTTCACCTCGACTTCAGGCGCCCCCTTTGCCGTGAGACTGCCCGTTCCGCTGACGGTATCCGCCTCGATGTTGACATCGCCGCCCGAGATCGCAAGGTCGGGCAGGACGATCCCGACGGTTGTGCGTGTCGCAAGCGCGATTTTCCGATTCCCTTGAACTTCAAGGTATCCCTCTGCCTCCATCGCAGACTCCAGCTGCCCGATTGCCTTCGTGAGGTTCTTCTCCTCCTGCGACCCCGGTGTCATTTTTCCACGCGCCTGGATGAGCCTGTTGTACTCCTCGAGATACGGATTCTTCAGCGCATATTCCTGATAGCGAATCGTCTTGCTGTCGAACCAGTCGCTTCCCTCCGTCACGTCCGCATGGACCGAGCCGACCAACTGCTCAAAGAACCACTGCCGCTCGGCCGCATCGATCCCGCCCTTGTCCGGATGCGTGAGCAGATAGGCGTCGCGCATCAGGCGCTCCTCGCCCTCTGCATTCGTCTTTTTCGCCAGGGCTTCTTTCTCTGCATCCGACAGTGTGCCAACCCTGTCCATCAACGCTTTGATTGCATCCTGTGACATCCCGTGCGTTTTCTGCGTGATGTTCATTTTGAGTTTGTTGTGGATGCCGGCGGTGACGGAGCCATCCACCTGCACGGTGTTGTGTGCTGTTTCGTTCTTGACCTTCTTGCCGCCCGCTGTTGTGGTGAGCGATCCCTGTCCGCCCTTCCCTGTCCATGTGGTGTACTTTGCCGCGCTCTCATACGCCTGTGTATCGCCCGTCACGGCCGAGAGGTTCGCGTGACGGACGCTCTCGACCTTCGCCCCGCCTGCGACGCTGACCGTATTGGTCTGCGTCATCTCATTTTTAAGCGATGGATCCGTATGCAGGGGAATCCCCGTCCGGTTCGTCACATCGGCGATCAGGGAGAGTTTCAATGCGCCGAGGTCGCGTTCGCCCGTCTGCGGGTCGATGCCGCGCCCTGCGTAGAGGTTCGCATCGCGCGAGCTAAAGAGGCTGCTCTTTTGCCCAACGGTAACTATATTCGAGCGGTCAATCTTGGATGTCAGCGCCGCGCCCGCCGTGCCGGCAAGGCCTCCCTGCGTATCGGCGTTCAGTTCATAGCGGAGCTCGGTATCATCCTTCGCAGCGAGATTGATGCTCGCGTTCGCCTTTGCGGTCGCGAGATTGCTCTCTATGACATCGACGCTGTTCGCATAGGTCACGGCAAGGGCACCCTTCATCATGGTAAATGGAATCACACCCGCAGATTTTACGTTGCCGGTGGTCTTGGAGATGCCCTCTGTGCGGCTCTGTGCGGTGATTCCCGCATAGCCCGTCGTCTTGACACTGCTGTTTTTGAATGTGACCTTTGCCGTCTCCGTCATATCCATGGAGAGTGCGCCCGCACTCAGCGTACCGGCACCGTAGCCGCCCGCCGTATCCTTGTCCGCATGGCTGAAGCGGTTCTTCGCCTCATAGTTTTGTGCGCCTGCGCTCGTGACTGCGGCATTCTCGACGCGGACCTCCGCATTCTGCCGAAGTTTTTTCTCCAGCTTCGTGCCGCTGCCACCGATCACGGCAGCCTGCAGTGCGTTGACATCGTATGTGGTATTGTCATAGGTGGCCGCCTTTGCATCCAGCGCCCCCGTCGTATTCCACGTCCCCGTCAGCTTCGTCTGTGCATGGAGGGTCGTATCGTCCTTCATCCCCGCCGCAAGCGGACTGACCGCAACCAGTCCGCCGCCGTTGCCGTCTGCACTTCCCTTTTTCAGCGCCTCGCTGTACGTCATAAACGCGGCGTTATGAAGTGTGCTGCCATTCGCCGTACCATAGGCTACGGTGTCGCTGCGGAGGATGTTTTTGATCGTGCCGAGGTTTGTCGCCGTGGCAAAGAAGCCACCCGCAGACAGTCCGCGTGCGTCAACATCCTGTGTATGGATGTTTCTGGTGTTGATCTGCAGTTCTCTGCCCCCGTTTGACTG
This window encodes:
- a CDS encoding beta strand repeat-containing protein, giving the protein MTEYLSNGTYRSYAIGTKEQDKPAFSAVTKANGMAQYAPKAGLTYNWTGGRSGHTTEKHYSYGSRFIAWGLIPTGVVGEAMKEENIKNGTTRITTVERSAGDTLPNGAYFGEGDTSKEFRVDGNVYSSDSNPFPDPPDSTKYYGKWLEDKDGNRLYNEDGTPKMDDRKTGKFLGYGIYFLQWNTRKTTDTNNTYHVAADRTIGVDFLTSHEQGNVDVHTKGNLVLNGAIRNLTNRDYAVNLKSDAGRIESSRGNNGIAYTNNLTASAAQGMNLVQSAANTDAVSKVELSTTAGAIDFTAQRGDVQIVKAYAGASSLSDVRIRANGSIRAAQGANPAVKGANITLTSTAAVDLPVWAEGRVDVTADGNITLTQKQTNGDLRVGKISSANGDVHLTAEQGSIIDAVAEEGTLSDADERMKRWKELGLTHGSDAANESTHAAAAAKEERLEGLRRLGKVAAREMSAKGATDAQVEALYNNYQSISEAYRTDADIQKARAAYIAELKASHEAGWSAEEAYKNTIGKAEEKFFADRGIVPTSEHSKTEVDKVRTFIRDYKTLDESKSYGWSANGLRYAIQNSVINSTPGQVTEVKEPNIVGRNITLTAGANRGIGEDGTKKSIANADLMQEENLRALSNARAGELRWTESGVEITRTRPVKVQMRDGGKLNLYGDQRIYVLGKDSTLNLGTVASKGNVDLQGDKGIYGGDTAITAANLSLRAGNGGIGRADRHLLINASGVLDANASGGIYIKQDAARLLTIQSVGSNGDVVLTASKGMRMTNEAGKTDGYIKGRRITLTSDAGDLGTAADGIRIASESLLFANAGTHDVHIASKDSGSLLLGGLKGRNISVSAVNKVELKEADDKAAQLTAEETTNITSSDGSIALTNGAITAKTVNLSAKNGITQSESGSIKSNTLSVKSDGAVSLLGTQNRFPVLTMAGLSGDMVGGSVHIVNTGAMTVADLAAAGNVTIMQKGALTTGAVKTVKAGAATGDVRLHTDDKLTVRGDMDAAGSAELTADKDIAVDGAVTTGGDLKARAKNDLTVNGAISSHGMTQIDAGHDAKFNGNLTSDKDLTILAKNNIVTKEGANLYTKENGRLKAHAAELGGDVRADGTLTIETDERLAVKNVMAGGAATLNAGTNLTAQNVSAGGVATLHAGTDLTAQNVSAGGKAELTAGHDAAINGTVTTGGDLTAHAINDLTVRGAILSHGMAQIDAGHDVVIDGTVTTDGDLTARATNDLTVNGAISSHGMTQIDAGHDAKFNGNLTSDKDLTILAKNNIITKEGATLYTKADGRLKAHSAELGGDVRADGTLTIETDERLAVKNVMAGGVATLNAGTDLTAQNVSAGKDAALTAGKNLSVRDVTAGGAATLNAGTNLTAQNVKAGGAATLHAGTDLTAQNVSAGGKAELTAGHDAAINGTVTTGGDLTARAINDLTVRGAILSHGMAQIDAGHDAAIDGTVTTDGDLKAHATNDLTVNGAISSHGMTQIDAGHDAKFNGNLTSDKDLTILAKNNIITKEGATLYTKADGRLKAHAAELGGDVRADGTLTIETDDTLTAKNVTAGKAATLKAGTDLKAANVTAEEAATLNAGTNLTAQNVSAGGTATLNAGTQITAQNVTAGGKATLTAGTSLKANDVKAGGAADLHSQKEMETGSISADTVKLRAEDGDIHSHGAVHASKEASVSTGTQGTIKLEKGLTAGKDITFATKNGDMLFGGDIHSTGGNIKATVATKGDIKQIGDAKVSVKADAKGIGNVTITNSGEGDVDLHRIYADRDVRVGLAHGNIHVYEINGALVAVMLKDESKKMNLENIIAERRMIVQGADMNLDNVRVREGADGMLSIEPSGARDDRPIDNFTMGNLDLGGSAGVRFERLWANKAKFKISGGRVRFDKLFIEGRADISYAGQETSIYGTPPQIDGNPVTYWNDVNRNNPRSNLDAWRGSDAQGWMHIFFTGPNRQESNGNLLALSNYRFVYSQRENLVDFMGRALRQNMDAALGGLRVSATDGKALAMQEQAENADMSAENAKEDAITVEM